The Euwallacea similis isolate ESF13 chromosome 12, ESF131.1, whole genome shotgun sequence region ttttaacattttcataaaatatcgaaatttaaGTTATTAGGCATTTCGTGGAAGGCAGTAACCAAATTGAGATGTGTCTTAACTTAGGCCTAATATTCCCTTCGTTTATTAATTCGTTATTTTTGCGCTTGAAAAGgattttcattgtaaaattGTCCTCACAATCACATTGTAACTTCGAGTCAGTTTCAACACAAGGcgtaagaaaataataatggaaGTGTAGAAGGGATAGAGGAACTTTAACGACTGTAAGAGTGtcagaacaccctgtatctaaacttgaaaataatttaaatttgttttagttatAATAAGTATCTTTATATATCTCGTATTTAAAGATTGTTTTCGTATTTAGCACTTTGCACTAAAGGAACCTAAAGGTGCTTATTCACCTGAGCATTTTCGTTCGAACGAACCGAACGCGCCGTGCGCACACCGCAAATTTTGTCGCGAGTACGTCGCCCCGAACAGAACTGAACGCGCCGAACTTTGTCggcaaaatttattcaaacatTGTTGGTTCGATGCATATTGCAGTTTCAGGGCTCTGTCAGGCGTTCAtatcaattttccaaaaaattctttgctCATTCGTGTGAATTTCCAAAAAGCTACGGCCCTTCGATATCATTCCCCATagctaatttttatatgtgGTAAAAACGGGCACTTTTATGCCCTTTTCCTTCTTTGTCGTGTAATTATGCAGTGAGCAGCCAGCAAAAGCGGAAAATGCAGGAACGGAGCGAATACGGCAAGTGCCTCGAACTTCTTGAGTTTTGTCTTGCGCGCGTATTGGCGCAACAAGCAGAGCATTCTTCGGGATGTTCGATGAGTTCCAACTTCACCGACTGCTTACTTTATCGTTACTCAACAAGGAAGAAAATGGGCGAAGAAGCGGGCGATGTCCCTACCTATACGACGTACAAATACGACTTTGATgtcatttttacttttcaattttttgactttttcattttaatttcgaGCCGAGAAATGTGGTGCTACTTTTCgatgagacaccctgtatttaaaaactcgataatacatttttaactgGGTtattttttcgcaattttaagtttttgccAGGCAAACCATCAAACACCGCTTGATGggcacaaaaaataattttatattgggACTTTCTAACGACCACTGACAACTGGGTTTCATCCGAAAAACGAAGTATGATCAAGCAAAGATTCACATTTGTAATTAGCTACATGAAGAGCGCACCAAAAGACATTAAGACTCAGTTATTGAACTCGTCATTATCTACGGCTCTTAAGTAACTCAAATTTTGAGAGGCATTATATCTTCTCACCCTCCGCGGCCATTAAACCATCACTCTGTGCAATTTTTTGTGGACATTCTAGGGCAGAAATTCGATTTATGTATTCAAAGTATTGCGGGATGTGGGTATTTAACAGCTTAAACGACGAACATGACATCGGCATCTACAATAAGTATTAGATTAATCATTAACATCTACACATTCAGCATTTTTTTGGGCCCCAACGAGGAAATTGCGCGGCAAGGCCGGTCCAAAACAGTGAACCGAAAATCCGAACCAAAGATCGgtgagaaaattgaaaaacgcgTGTCGTTAAGGCGACACTTTGTAAATTGTGGGctattgcaaataaaaattttgttttacatgtaattttacaataaatatacGACGTTATCGGGCATTTTAGTCgtgatattttgtaaaatacacTTAAAAAATTGGTAGAAAGCTCCGGATGAGGCGACCGCGTTTTCCCGGGCCGCTCTGTATATCTTTGAAACGCTTTTTGGAGGCCAAAGTGAAATTTGTGCTCGCGACAGCCGCCGTGGAGAATCGTGGCAGCGGTCAGTCTGGTtttccaaattgaaattttttaaccgGAGAGAACATATACAGGGGGCGCTACCAAAACGTGGCCGCTTCAAAAGAAAGGAGAAACCCCCGACGCCCTCTACAAGgtaatcaaaaataatatggTCTCAAAAATCTACTCCATTTCGGGGGATTTTTTGTGGGCATGTTAATCCCCAGCCAAAGGGGCGGTTTTTGGAACACAGCCCCATTTCCGCTCACTTCCCTCCAGGCGGTAGGAAAGTCGTCGAATATACGGAGTATCCGAAAAAGTTGCCCCAAGGAGTAGACCTCTGATTTTGGGCtatggaaaattttcttttactgTGGTAACTACTTAAGAGTTCTTAAATAGTTATATTATAACGGGCAAAAAATATGAAGCACTCTGTGCAACCGGGCTATTGTAATGTTTTGtgtatgtattttaaatgtcGTTTGTGTCACAATCGTGTGTGAAAATGTTTGAGcgtattaatgaaaaatgtccCAAGCCTCATTTAGAAGAATTTCGAGACGTGTCTAAAGAACTGACGAAGCTTGGACTTTTCCAAAAGTATGCCAATGTTGCCAGAAAACCGCCCAAGAAACTGGCAGGGTGTGCGAGTTTCTTAAACGTGGCAACGTCGCTATCGGGTATGGAGCgtaaaaattgacaaattcgCTTCCAGAATGTTCTAGAAACCAATTGGAACATCCTGAAAAATCTGccataaaattactttttgaggAGTCAGTCAGCATTTATCTAAAACGATACTTTTTGCGGGATTACTGAGGATGCATTCAGTCttggtaataaattataatttgtttttttttttttttttttttggaaaatgctGAGGCGTAGCACCGTTCAGTTATTGCGGGGGTGTGCACATACGGAGTTGAAAAATGAAGTGCGGCGCCTCTGACTGAATGTAACCCCACTAGTTTTCATCATCTGAACCaagaaaacttttgaaatgACTGAACCAAAagtgtgaaaatgatttttacgCGCGCTCGCTAGATATTTTACACGTGCAAGTGTCTCGTTGTGTAAAATACTATGTCACTTTTATGGGAAATTATGGTCAACCTTAAGGTTGCATATATCTATTgtacgtatttttttttataactattGACTATTAAGTGGCTATTGAGCGCCCTCTGTTGGACTATTGCCGAAAGCCTCTGgtgcaattttttccacgatttACGCATGTCTGCGTTAAACTTTTGACGGGGTCAGAAAAGGTTTTTTGGAAGATTTTCCGAGTGATTTAAATCTTTCGAGAATTTTCCTAGGAGGACGCATTAGTATGGGGCATATATGTACAAAAAAGGCTGCTTACTGTAGTATTGAGATATGTACACGAAAAACGAAACAAGATAAAACCACATCCTATACATCAAacgaaaatcattttttgagaatgccagttaaaattttttaagtacgATCGGGTCTAGGAATCATTTTTCgtcgttgaaaaaatatcattgtgCTCACTCACACTTCATTCTCTCAaggttttttcaatattttattttgtactttttaaattaagaaaaattactgCGGGGAGCAAAGTTAcgaataaaaactaattaatttaaatggctCAGttcgttaatttattaatcaattCCGCTCCCCGCGtttataatatgtattttagtttttttaacaaaataataagatatatttaaaaatcacagtacaataattgcaaaacgaatgttaaaatgattattattgctaAACGTACAATCACCGGCCacaaagttataaaaaaatcacagaaaaaacataaaaataaaaaagtaaatttttcgccttaaaattattagttttgaTGCAGTTTCGTTCGATTCAAATGAGCTTCAATTGAACGcgttttatatcaaattctCTAATAAGTCATTCATACATATATTCTTAATATAttctaaaacaattattataatatttacatttacaacTTAAGTAATCTGCAAACCGGAAACGGCTATTACGGGAAGTAGGGCTGTAATAGCTGTTGGttctaaatttcaacactTATAATCTATACATCCTTAAACTGATTTCTATTTTGTAGTTGTACACTTTTAAAGTGtagatatataaatatatttctttttaatgcCTTAGGCATCGTTTGTATACTGAacaccaactttgttttgaaaataatcgGTCAATAATTTTGGCACATATTTTGCTTTCAATATTAAGGGTGTCATGTTAACAAATAAAcgaagaattttcaaaattaaggtGGTAAAGTGTAGGCCATATTGGAAGGGTCTTGTGGTTGGCGGGAATCTTAGGCACTTTTGTAGGGGAGAGACGAATTTATATGTTCCTACTTATCAAAGTTTCGGGTTTTACTTCCTAGGGagtaaaagtatttttcccTATTAATCGTAAAAACACActagttatttttaaaggggaaaaaacttttactcCACTGGGAGCAATAGTATTTACCGCCTTACTCATCATAAACACCCAGAAGccctgtttctttttttttgcaaaaagaaCATTCTGgagaaaattgctttttattcCCTTGAATCGTGTTGATATGTCACATGTTGATCTTCTGTCTTCGCGGTGAGCATCAAATTATGCGCGGGAGAAAAAGTCGCACTTTTACCCCTTGTGgtgtaaataactattacgCTTTAATTGACAGGTTTAAAACGACTTTTACGCCTTTGGTACAAAAATAACTAACAAAAATTACCACGTAGGTTTATTATTACTTCAAGATTGCATTAGGCGTTCAAGATATTGATACCACCTCCGTTTTTAAATACCCTGATTTTTTGTCTGCCTGTAAAATAGTTTGATCTGTCTTTAACGatatattaacaaattttacagCGTTTCGGCTTTCAAAAATGCATCATTACAATTTTTAGTGCTTATATGGCCCTGGACTATAATTCTTTCAAgcctattattttattattattattattattatttcgtattattattttttcttttaagttcTTTTTACACTTTTGTATGTACGAGCCGATGCTATTCCGAATTTATTTTCGTAACATTAATTATTGCAGCTAAGCCTTTATCTCccttcaatatttttgtacatGGCTACTTTTAGGTAATGGATGACCCTAAAACAATAGCCATAAGGTCATTATTCAAAGTcgcattaatattaaaaattattatgatgCAATTTTCGAAGCCAAAACGTTATATGATGTTATATTACATTACTAAAATCCAGATTTTAAACTGCTTTTCCTATggtgataaaaaattcagttgcttacttaaaaaattgaattggtACCCATGTCTTGaagaaagtttatatttttcgcAATATCGCGACAACTAGGAACAATTTGGCGATGCCGACAATGGAACTACTCatataaaacaccctgtactgGATGTTAGTCCACGCAAAATAATACAGGGTAGCATAAAAAGTTATGTCGTAAATGGCAGAGAGAACCAGAGACGTCAAAATAATGTCggcaaaaaaaacttcttatCCCTTACTTTCAACCCAATTTGTAATGTTAGGTACCCACCTATAAGTACCTATGTTGATGGTTTGATGCAGTTTGCCTGCACCACCTGAACCTCGATTTATTTCGCAAGTCTATTAGAAGTATCGGTATAGGATCAgcttgatatatttttttttttatcaaggCGATATCAAGAAttggaatttcaaaaaaaaagggtcaaatttggcaaaatttttaCTGACTTGAAAACCTGAATTTTGACTatccctgtataataaaaatatctaaaattgtATTGCTGCCAAAGAAAccgtttaaattaatttcttatattCTAACTTTGGAGCCCTGGATATCTATCAGGGTGCGAAATAGGTCTCTTTTTTTATAGCGATGCCAACATTATACTTACCCTGTGTTATCTCTTATCATTTACGAAATGAGTTtcctgtatattaaatttccgAAACGCTTCCAAAATGGTTTGGAAAATATGACTTTTATCGTGTTGGTACCCAGATGGCTCTGTAGATGAGACAGTCTCAGGGCCAATATTTCAAGCTCCTGGTGACTTCACTAATAAGATCATTTCCGTGGAAACGATGAATAATACAGAGCAGCAGATTGgtcaatttttctatttccattGAAATGTCTTTTTGGCAAAGTTAGCAGGATATCGATGTATTGACCCTTAAAGAGTCTTCACAGAATATTTGTAATTGACTCAGTTTTAGccattttgaccaattttttctccaatgatattttaaaatgcctccaaaatttcaaataaaatcgaaCACATTATAAGTCTCTTCCCAAAAGAGTTGAAATCATCAATTTCGTTCCAGTACCAAAAAGCTGTTCCTGAACACTGTCAAAACAAGACCTTCCCAACCACCTACCAAAGATCAAATCACCCATTTTTCTCACCAATGTCGCAACAAATTAACAAACTATCCGCCCTAGTTGCGTGTTCAGTAATAGCTAAACTCTCATGGCTGATTCGAATTATTTTGCTGACCTTGGTTCTGTTGCTGCGGTTGTTGGGGTTGCGGTTGCTGTTGCTGCTGCTGTtgttgctgctgctgctgctgctgttgCTGTTGTAAGGTGTTTTGCAAgttttgttgcaaattttGCAGGTTTCCAGCTCCGCCCAAAGAAAAACCAAGTGCCCGGGGATCGCTGCCGTGAAGTCTTAAGGCCTGTTCGAGCCTCTGTTCCTGCAGTCTCAAGGCTTCGGTGAGATCGGGGCTCAGTTGTTGGGAGGACTGAGCCTGGTGGCCTTGGAAGTGACCTATTGAGAAGAATGGGTAAGGTGAGGCTGGTGGTTCAAGATTGCAGGTTGTCGAGAAGCCTCGGAAATATGCGTTTTTTTTACGGAAACAGATAGCGGTAAGTAGTAGCAGCGAcagtaagaaaatatttctgttgCATTTTACCCCCTAATATTAGTTGAAATCGATAAATAAACggcataataataaaaaccaaacccaaaagtaaaaaatgaacttacagaaaaaataagaGAACCATTTTATTGCCAGAAAGATTGAAgatgtttttctaaaaaataaaaataaaaaatttaataaaaaataaagataaattttaagCCGAAGTGAACTCACCGTTGTGACGTAACGGGCTGTGGTTATTATCTTGCTGGTGTTGGTTCAGCTGAGAAAGGCCTTGAGTCATGGCCAGCCGCAAAGCTGCCTCAGCTTGAGATCGAAGAACTGCTTCCTGCATGCGTAAGGCCTCCTGCGCGGCGACCGATTGCTGCGAAGCTGCTGACTGTTGCGAGGCTTGAGACATATCCATCACCTTCGACAATTACATGCCTCAGTCAGTATTTTCCAAcggaataattttttcttgtaacaAATACTTACCGAGTTCCGCATTGCGTCCATTCGCATATCCATTGAAGCCCTCATGGCGTTCATAGCATTCATGGAAAGGGACGAAGAAAGAGCTTCGTTGGTGATCGGGGGCGTGGAGGGATTTGACGCATTATTGACTTGATTAGCCTAACCAATTATAAGGTTAATAAATGCATTTACTCATCTAACCATGAGGGCTTGTACCTGTGTAACACCCAATCGCATTGCCAGGTTGGCAATATTGGCAATATTGGCGGCAGGGTCGGATCCTAAACCTGGCGGTACACCGCCTTGGCCCACCATGCTGGCTATCACGGCCATCCTGTTGGCCTGGAGTTGGTCTTCCATGTTGTATTGTTGGTGGAGCCCGTTGTTGCCTGGGGGCAAGAAAGGTGCGGTGTAAGTGTTTGATAGTGGAGGTAGACCGCTACAGACATTATTGAAGCACGAGGCATAAGAACTCACTTCGTAAGATATCACCTAATTTTGTATTGCAGttgttattgttgttgttCAATCCTCCTGCCTCCGATCCTGCTGAAGACAGTCGTCCGTTGCCGGAAGAGCTGTCGCTATGAGCACTAGGAGATGCGCACATTGGGGAGCCGCTTGCTAATGAGGAgaaaaaactttgaatttttgctTTGAGAAGCTGATTTTGATGGTGCTTCTTATCGACATCCGAAAATTGACCGGCAAATCTTCACATTTTATGTACGGCGCACCACAGAAAGTGGTAATAGGTTTAAGATTAAAAACAGTATCAACGAGTATGGTCTTTTTGCTCTTATACTGGTCAAGAAGGAGCACGTTTTTGCGTAGCGTTGTAGATTTTATATACTAAAAATGAAGTTGCTTTTTCACCCAATTTTGGCTGTGGCAATGATTGTACGTAAAGCGAGAACATCGGAACTTCTTATGAAAGGGACCTGACAGTAAAAAATTGGGCTATGTAACTTACGAGTTAATTACTTAAGTGCTTTATGCGATTGTAGGAACTGTACTGAATGACCAGTGAAGACAGTTTCGAGAATCGATCTGTAGTATAGATCTCAGAGAAGATTTATCActgatgttttttatttattttataattgtttattgttatctATGTTTATAcgtaatttttagtttacatTTGTTTAGTTTATAGTTAGGAAAACCATTCGATTTTTGCTGAAAGTCGTCAACGCACATCTCGACGGAGGAAAACATAGATTACATACTTGGTCCCATTCCAGCCAATCCAAGCAAACTGCTACCCTGAGCCGAAGCTGAAACTGCAGCTAGCAATGTTTCTCTTTCCCTCCGCTCGGCAGCAGCTCTGGACAAAACGTACTGCGCAGCAAACTGATGTTTCGGGTCCATGCGCATGTGTTCCATATGGGTGAGCAATCCTTTTGTTAGCATAACAATCCAGCATTAGTCAGGGTACACAAATGGAAACTTTGTCATTTCGGAGCATTCAGGAGATGTAATTCTTTTCATAAGTCTTTTGCACGCACAAAAAATGAGAAGTGCAAAAATTTTTGGTTCTAAAAGTTAAGATGGCATTAAGTTCAAGTACTTTGCGTTAGTGAGTGCAAGCAGTTACGTCTCTCGAATGACACAGTTTTGACTACATATACAGGATCGAATTGCGTCCAGCGTGGGCTTCGACCCTGTATAAGCGTTTTAGTCCACATATGTGTATGAACACAactaaaatggaaaatattttaaatcgtCATGCACtacaattttgcaaaaaaacttccagtaaaataaatgtacAAATCACGACATCAATAGGTGAGAGAAGTGTCAAAAGATCTAACTGGCCTAGTGAATTAAAACAACTGAAAACGTCAACTGGGGTAGCTCGATGGTTTTCTAACGCCCTTACACATATGTGGACTGAAGCTTTAGAAGAtcaaaaaaacagaaattttccCTAAATTTTAGGAAACATGGAAGGACTGGGAGGATGTACACAAATCTGACTGAAAGGTACTAATTTGCTGCGTTGTCCTGTTTGACAGAAAGTCTCAAATCTGTCAAATCCGGGGTACTATTCTCGTCGTCCTTCCATCGAGCTGAGTACCTGATTCGTGTGTGAAAACAGCCTGGCACACCGAGCAAGGCCACATTCTGAGCGAGCTTGACAGTTGTGACGTTTCCGGATGGCAGGCCAAGTGTTTTCTTAGTGAACCTTCGTTAACATAGTGTTTTCCGCAAACCGGACAAGGATGGTTCGCCGTCCTTCTCTTTGCTAAATAAGGATCGATGGCGTCAAcaacagaaagaaaaaaagataaagcAAAGCACCCCAGGAACCTTGATCAAGAAGCAGTTAATATAAGATTATTGATTATTTGGTTAGTCAGTACAATATACTCTATCACCTAAAGTAGTACCTCGACCAGGGTGCAAACGTGTTTCTGATCAATGAAAAATAGTGTTCAATGCCTTCTATAGGATCTCAATCGTAATATCCTGGACCTCACGCTACTTCTTAACTTgggtttcgttttcaaaaccTTTAACCCAATTCAGAGCAAGATTGGTTGTAACAGGAATTCGTTTGATCAAAATTTGTGATCAAATTCGTCACCTTATTGAAACCATCTTATTTTTCTCTCCTCTTATTCACGAACGTGAAGGTTCACGAATCATTTCGAGTCTCAATCGCTTTTGAGTTGATGTCAGAAATTTGCCTGATGGTAGCAAATGCCAAAAAGTTTCTGTGAATACATTTTGGTCAACAATCCTTTACCAAGATGCAAGGTGTTAAAATctcagaattttcaaaattattagtacGTGCCtcctacagtttttgagattttactATTACACTTCAGATGCTTCGATGATAATTGTTGTTATTTCAATCTGAACAAATGAATTTGAAAGCAGTTTTCCTAAGAGCGCATGTCGGTcatcttcaataaaatatttcacgcATATGcgcattaaaatattttacttcacGCATGTCAACGTGCGCGGCTTCAATTGTCCACAAACGTTTTGACTCTAATACATACCACTTTGTTTTGTGCACggtaaaaatttttaccaaactCGTGCGGCAAAGCTACTTTACCCTACTCTCGCAGGAAAAATCTGCTTATTTGTTTCGTAAAAAATAAGTAGCAAAGAAAAACTGCATCGTTCTATGGTCACTAGTAAGCAAAGTACCCATCTGGCAAAGACATCGAAATCTGAACGCTCGGTACAtagtttgcttttttattcaaGTATTTCGCTGGTTTCATACTAAAGCCGAGCGATGCTCACGCTCGCTCTCAAATGAGCGCTCCTTCTATTTGAATCTATAGGAGCGTGATCTGGGAGTGGGGCGTACTTAGGATGAACACCCTGATTACTGTTCAACATAGTgtgaagtttaaatttaacttggGTGGAGAATGAATTTCGCCACAGTGTGAAACGCATTTCTGAATACTGAAAAATGAGAATAAGAATGGAGCTTTGGAAAAAGAATTTTCGAATTCGAAAATCGTTCTAAATACGCCGAACACCAAAGAGacgaaaaagtttttgaatttcataatGAACGGAATTGAGATCTGAAGCAAAGCAAGAATCTTTAGgtggtaaaaaaattgataccCGGTAACACCCTGTCTGATGCTCTGGTAAAGGGAGCAGTTCGGACTTATATTCacatattaacttttttattaaaattatacttCCTGACATCacttgagttaaatttttggcaTTTGCAACCGGAGTTTTCTTTAACTGAGACCACGAGCTAATTGAAATACGGACCTTTTTTCTGAGATTCCAGTTCTTTTAGATCTATGAATTCCTCAGATTCATGAAGGGAAGTCGAAGATACGATAAGGTAATCTTGATCATTCCACTTTCTCCGTTAGCTCTGaagttaggaaacacccttCTGTATCATTCAGGATCCGTCATCAAAACCAATCAGTTTCAGTCCAGGATATGGCAATTTACAGCAAATTCGCCGACTTTAAGATCGCTTTTAAATAACAGTGTttgcaccctgtatatcgataTAATAACCTCTATTCCCTCAATTTAGGGAAAATCTGTATTTTCAGCACCCTTGGCTGATGAATCGTACAATGTGCAAGGGCAGTCATGAAGTCtccaaataacttaaattatatCGATATTAGAAGAAAACCTTCACAAACACCCTGTCAAGGATAAAccgaaattttggaaatttaggATTTATTTTTGACAGTTTGCGGTTGTTTAGATCAAAGGCGATTTCCCATGATGAGTGGTATGCATTTGGTAGCCCAAATTggtacttttaattttcagttgaTGCTACGAATGGCTGAGGAGAGACATACCAATTTGAGGTACTAGACCCCACCAATCGCTGGCGGAAATCGCCTCAGGCAAATAATAAGCGCCTAGAGGGGGAAAGGACCGcgaaaaaagcaaataataaaacaagacCGT contains the following coding sequences:
- the dati gene encoding uncharacterized protein dati isoform X3, encoding MTEVNNRSIFKMNNDFWNQARGPPQNMPQNLSNSNQNSPVPGSTHSMPAHSPSQQSNASPINIITSGAMALQQGQNPNAQNTQNAQQPQQNSLNAPQQGNGQSHQQQQQQQQQGGQQNAQNQNAQSGAQGPQLTPTGQLGQGPQSNGQGPPNSVQNPLGSPNASHMSSPTPQSTHGHPFGQPNMMGPPFGSGTHSPDKLMTEKIVNELQIFMHKSAMQMHARDLGGRSEVKPHQCQQCLKSFSSNHQLVQHIRVHTGEKPYKCSYCDRRFKQLSHVQQHTRLHTGERPYKCHLPECGRAFIQLSNLQQHLRNHDAQVERAKNRPFHCNICGKGFATESSLRTHTSKVSHCIGRLQQHAALIGGPNATSCPLCHKVFLGGEALMEHMKHTHKDPNASGVATKRRTANHPCPVCGKHYVNEGSLRKHLACHPETSQLSSSLRMWPCSVCQAVFTHESGLLTHMEHMRMDPKHQFAAQYVLSRAAAERRERETLLAAVSASAQGSSLLGLAGMGPTSGSPMCASPSAHSDSSSGNGRLSSAGSEAGGLNNNNNNCNTKLGDILRSNNGLHQQYNMEDQLQANRMAVIASMVGQGGVPPGLGSDPAANIANIANLAMRLGVTQANQVNNASNPSTPPITNEALSSSLSMNAMNAMRASMDMRMDAMRNSVMDMSQASQQSAASQQSVAAQEALRMQEAVLRSQAEAALRLAMTQGLSQLNQHQQDNNHSPLRHNGHFQGHQAQSSQQLSPDLTEALRLQEQRLEQALRLHGSDPRALGFSLGGAGNLQNLQQNLQNTLQQQQQQQQQQQQQQQQQPQPQQPQQQNQGQQNNSNQP
- the dati gene encoding uncharacterized protein dati isoform X2, translating into MTEVNNRSIFKMNNDFWNQARGPPQNMPQNLSNSNQNSPVPGSTHSMPAHSPSQQSNASPINIITSGAMALQQGQNPNAQNTQNAQQPQQNSLNAPQQGNGQSHQQQQQQQQQGGQQNAQNQNAQSGAQGPQLTPTGQLGQGPQSNGQGPPNSVQNPLGSPNASHMSSPTPQSTHGHPFGQPNMMGPPFGSGTHSPDKLMTEKIVNELQLLSQLTLPDFQLQRNSSAISERTLEECWTTLQRIFMHKSAMQMHARDLGGRSEVKPHQCQQCLKSFSSNHQLVQHIRVHTGEKPYKCSYCDRRFKQLSHVQQHTRLHTGERPYKCHLPECGRAFIQLSNLQQHLRNHDAQVERAKNRPFHCNICGKGFATESSLRTHTSKVSHCIGRLQQHAALIGGPNATSCPLCHKVFLGGEALMEHMKHTHKDPNASGVAIDAIDPYLAKRRTANHPCPVCGKHYVNEGSLRKHLACHPETSQLSSSLRMWPCSVCQAVFTHESGLLTHMEHMRMDPKHQFAAQYVLSRAAAERRERETLLAAVSASAQGSSLLGLAGMGPTSGSPMCASPSAHSDSSSGNGRLSSAGSEAGGLNNNNNNCNTKLGDILRSNNGLHQQYNMEDQLQANRMAVIASMVGQGGVPPGLGSDPAANIANIANLAMRLGVTQANQVNNASNPSTPPITNEALSSSLSMNAMNAMRASMDMRMDAMRNSVMDMSQASQQSAASQQSVAAQEALRMQEAVLRSQAEAALRLAMTQGLSQLNQHQQDNNHSPLRHNGHFQGHQAQSSQQLSPDLTEALRLQEQRLEQALRLHGSDPRALGFSLGGAGNLQNLQQNLQNTLQQQQQQQQQQQQQQQQQPQPQQPQQQNQGQQNNSNQP